A stretch of Electrophorus electricus isolate fEleEle1 chromosome 3, fEleEle1.pri, whole genome shotgun sequence DNA encodes these proteins:
- the LOC113574252 gene encoding odorant receptor 131-2-like: protein MNSSMNPLNLQDTFEEAFSKNFIIVFLGLLIICINGTFVFTFMKSSVFHNDPRYILYIHLVINDMLMLFVSVTLCVISYACKHVNLSLCCMFLLIVSTTHKNTPLNLAGMAIERYIAICKPMHHPQICTVPRTCILICLIWGIGVIPGLSDLVIAAITCTLSVSYTVTICSPTFLYNTVYHEEKNKAIQCIYMSTVWLVLIYTYYRVLVAAKKMTADKISAKKAQNTILLHGGQLLLCMLSYTTPVLDFILVLILPTFRTKILFFNYLLTNMLPRLLTPLIYGVRDQKLIQHIKRNFSCKTIIKVESAKQ from the coding sequence ATGAACTCTTCAATGAATCCACTGAATCTACAGGACACATTTGAAGAAGCTTTCAGTAAAAATTTCATCATTGTTTTTCTTGGATTACTGATCATCTGCATCAATGGaacatttgttttcactttcaTGAAGAGTTCAGTTTTCCACAATGATCCaagatacattttatatatacacttgGTTATCAATGATATGCTTATGCTTTTTGTGTCAGTGACTCTCTGTGTAATATCAtatgcatgtaaacatgtaaacctATCATTATGTTGTATGTTCCTACTCATAGTCTCAACCACTCACAAGAACACGCCGTTGAACCTGGCTGGCATGGCAATTGAAAGGTACATTGCCATCTGCAAACCAATGCATCACCCTCAGATCTGTACGGTGCCCAGAACATGCATCCTCATATGCTTGATATGGGGAATTGGAGTTATCCCTGGACTGTCAGACCTGGTGATTGCTGCCATAACTTGCACCCTGTCTGTATCTTACACCGTCACTATCTGCAGTCCCACTTTTCTTTACAACACAGTTTACCACGAGGAGAAGAACAAAGCTATACAATGCATTTACATGTCAACTGTTTGGCTTGTTCTTATTTACACTTATTATAGAGTGCTTGTTGCCGCTAAAAAGATGACGGCTGACAAAATTTCTGCCAAAAAAGCTCAGAACACAATCCTTTTGCATGGGGGCCAACTTTTGCTTTGTATGTTGTCCTACACAACTCCTGTGCTTGACTTTATTCTTGTGCTTATTTTGCCTACTTTTCggacaaaaatacttttttttaattacctgcTCACAAACATGTTACCACGCCTGCTAACTCCACTCATTTATGGGGTTCGGGATCAAAAATTAATTCAACACATTAAAAGAAATTTCTCATGCAAGACTATTATAAAAGTTGAATCAGCCAAGCAATGA
- the LOC113574237 gene encoding odorant receptor 131-2-like, with the protein MVSTFCQHSVFNEDPRYIMFIFMVINDTVQLTLVNALYVVSYAFTKIQASVCCPLILTAVLTTRATPLILAGMAMERYISICSPLHYSHICTVRWAISVIGVILALSAVLPLTDLLVALAVENGESIFGAVIFCDHAQLFRARAIYYKNCAVDGIYFSSVALTLLYTYCQILLAARAAAADPASVARARKTVLLHGAQLLLCMQAFVMPSMQALIIQCFPQYSLEIRYVNFLLVYIIPRFLSPMIYGFRDEKFRRYWLRDVARKVHHVVPARYLPNKLR; encoded by the exons ATGGTGTCCACCTTCTGCCAGCACAGCGTCTTCAATGAGGACCCACGCTACAtcatgttcattttcatggtcATCAATGACACAGTGCAGCTCACGCTGGTCAACGCCCTGTACGTG GTGAGCTATGCATTCACCAAGATCCAGGCGTCTGTTTGCTGCCCTCTCATCTTGACAGCTGTGTTGACGACGCGTGCCACGCCCCTAATCCTGGCCGGCATGGCCATGGAGCGCTACATCTCCATCTGTTCCCCCCTGCACTACAGCCACATCTGCACGGTGCGATGGGCCATCTCAGTCATAGGGGTCATCCTGGCACTGAGCGCCGTGTTGCCGCTCACCGACCTGCTGGTGGCACTTGCTGTCGAGAACGGGGAGTCCATCTTCGGGGCAGTTATCTTCTGTGACCACGCGCAGCTATTCCGCGCTCGCGCCATATACTACAAGAACTGTGCTGTGGATGGAATCTACTTCTCGTCAGTGGCACTGACGCTGCTCTACACCTACTGCCAGATCCTGCTGGCGGCACGGGCTGCGGCAGCCGATCCTGCGTCAGTTGCGCGTGCCCGAAAAACAGTGCTTCTGCATGGtgcacagctgctgctgtgcATGCAGGCCTTTGTCATGCCCTCCATGCAGGCGCTAATCATCCAGTGCTTCCCGCAGTACAGCCTGGAGATCCGCTATGTCAACTTCTTGCTGGTGTACATCATCCCGCGCTTCCTCAGCCCCATGATCTATGGCTTTCGAGATGAAAAGTTCCGTAGGTACTGGCTCAGGGATGTTGCCCGCAAGGTCCACCATGTGGTGCCAGCCAGGTACCTGCCAAACAAACTGAGGTGA
- the LOC113574238 gene encoding odorant receptor 131-2-like, which yields MNSTRGPQVLSRDPFAIAFTKNFILVGLWFSLSYINATVVATFFSNPAFYEDPRYILFIHTVLNDAVQLTISVALFVVSYIYYTINVSICCIFLLVAVFTTRNTPVSLASMAVERYIAVCLPLRHAQICTVHRTYLLIGLTWFICVVPDVTDLFVTLATEPLTFFQSSVFCLRQNVFKDHMLLYKRQAFDALYFLLVFLTLVYTYLRVLFAARAITVQKASAQRARNTILLHVAQLLMCLLSYVSPSVEVVLNVLFPSYILEMRYANYLIVYIMPRFLSPIIYGVRDQRFCKYLKRYFVSNRCKTNARVDNQHEEN from the coding sequence ATGAACTCAACAAGAGGACCGCAGGTTCTGAGCCGAGACCCATTCGCCATAGCATTCACAAAGAACTTCATTCTGGTTGGCCTGTGGTTCAGCTTGAGCTACATCAATGCCACTGTGGTGGCTACCTTCTTCAGCAACCCTGCCTTCTATGAGGACCCACGCTACATCCTCTTCATCCACACAGTCCTCAATGATGCCGTGCAGCTGACCATCTCCGTCGCCCTGTTTGTGGTGAGCTACATCTACTACACCATCAACGTGTCCATCTGCTGCATCTTCCTGCTCGTGGCCGTCTTCACCACACGCAATACCCCAGTGAGCCTGGCCAGCATGGCTGTGGAGCGTTACATTGCAGTATGCCTTCCACTACGCCATGCCCAGATCTGCACCGTGCACCGCACCTACCTCCTCATTGGCCTCACCTGGTTCATTTGTGTTGTGCCCGATGTCACCGACTTGTTTGTGACGCTGGCCACTGAGCCACTCACTTTCTTCCAATCTTCCGTATTTTGCTTGCGCCAGAATGTCTTCAAGGACCACATGCTCTTGTACAAGCGGCAGGCCTTTGATGCCCTCTACttcttgctggtcttcctcacGCTTGTCTACACATATCTCCGGGTGCTATTCGCCGCACGGGCCATCACAGTGCAGAAGGCATCGGCCCAGCGGGCGAGGAACACCATCCTGCTGCACGTTGCTCAGCTGCTCATGTGCTTGCTCTCGTATGTTTCACCCAGTGTCGAGGTTGTCCTAAACGTCCTTTTCCCCAGCTACATCCTGGAGATGCGTTATGCCAATTACCTCATCGTGTACATCATGCCACGTTTTCTAAGCCCAATTATATATGGGGTCCGTGACCAAAGGTTCTGTAAGTATCTCAAGCGGTATTTTGTGAGCAATCGGTGTAAAACTAATGCAAGAGTAGACAACCAGCATGAAgaaaattaa